A section of the Streptomyces sp. CG1 genome encodes:
- a CDS encoding winged helix-turn-helix domain-containing protein, with translation MRYPDGGGLTAEERARREQVRLEAADLIEAGVNDREVARRFRVTRMSANRWRRALASGGRQALASKGPGGACCKLDPGQLRELETVLDAGPAASGWSDQCWTLARIAEVLRRRFGVEYTLAGLDLLLHRIGWSVQVPSRKATERDEAKIAAWKDEQWPVIKRGRRTWAPGCASRTKPARA, from the coding sequence ATGAGGTATCCCGATGGCGGCGGATTGACGGCCGAGGAGCGGGCTCGGCGTGAGCAGGTACGGCTCGAAGCCGCTGACCTGATCGAAGCCGGGGTCAATGACCGGGAGGTGGCCCGGCGGTTCAGGGTGACCCGGATGTCGGCGAACCGCTGGCGGCGGGCGCTGGCTTCAGGAGGTCGGCAGGCCCTGGCCTCCAAGGGCCCCGGTGGCGCCTGCTGCAAGCTCGATCCGGGACAACTCCGCGAACTGGAGACGGTGTTGGACGCCGGCCCTGCCGCCTCCGGCTGGAGTGATCAGTGCTGGACGCTGGCGAGGATCGCCGAGGTCTTGCGCCGCAGGTTCGGCGTCGAATACACCCTGGCAGGGCTGGACCTGCTGCTGCACCGCATCGGCTGGAGCGTGCAGGTCCCCTCCCGCAAGGCAACCGAGCGGGACGAGGCGAAGATTGCCGCCTGGAAGGACGAGCAGTGGCCCGTCATAAAAAGAGGGCGGCGGACTTGGGCGCCTGGCTGTGCTTCGAGGACGAAGCCGGCCAGGGCCTGA
- a CDS encoding winged helix-turn-helix domain-containing protein, with amino-acid sequence MRYPQGGGLTAERRAFREHIRMQAAELFALGHDNATIAQQLRVSVRSVQRWHQTWEHGGTPALESKGPASRPKLSEALFTVLEQELAKGPVAHGWPDQTWTLARIKTLIGRRFHKSMTLSAIAQMLHRHGFSHQVPARRALERNEEAVTGWVKETWPQVETPWRRSGPGCASKTKPASR; translated from the coding sequence ATGAGGTATCCGCAAGGGGGCGGGCTGACCGCGGAGCGACGGGCGTTTCGCGAGCACATCCGGATGCAGGCGGCCGAGTTATTCGCCCTGGGACACGACAATGCCACCATCGCCCAGCAGTTACGGGTCAGCGTGCGCTCGGTACAGCGGTGGCACCAGACATGGGAGCACGGCGGAACGCCGGCCCTGGAGTCAAAGGGGCCGGCGTCCAGGCCCAAGCTGAGTGAGGCACTGTTCACTGTGCTCGAGCAGGAGCTGGCCAAGGGGCCGGTCGCGCACGGTTGGCCGGACCAGACGTGGACGCTGGCGCGGATCAAAACGCTGATCGGGCGCCGCTTCCACAAGAGCATGACGCTCTCGGCCATCGCGCAGATGCTGCACCGGCACGGCTTCAGCCACCAGGTCCCCGCCCGCCGTGCTCTGGAGCGCAACGAGGAAGCCGTCACCGGCTGGGTGAAGGAGACCTGGCCCCAGGTGGAAACGCCGTGGCGGCGCTCGGGGCCTGGCTGTGCTTCGAAGACGAAGCCGGCTTCTCGATGA
- a CDS encoding cytochrome P450, giving the protein MLTDVRFEMNANSYVRPDVPELQQQENIQQVDGPTHARLRRLVSPPFTARRTAEFRPALQRTVESLFDGLAGQADGEPVDLLAHFARPLAVHVACELVGVAPEDYDTWRTYAAAVAVGHGPEFMQAVPGIARAATEAVARSRRERALGLLAELLGRDAEDQDRLTDAELITLVWHLVLAGQGPAYLIANSVEILLQHPDQLAELRADESLMPGAVEELTRMHGPQVLTLPRYAREDVEIAGVTIPRGDRICAVLASANRDPRVFEDPDRLDFRRPPGRPAHLGYSHGSHFCLGAALARVQTGVALSMLLRRFPKLALAEGDTLRVPNSEFWRPTALLVTL; this is encoded by the coding sequence ATGCTCACCGACGTGCGCTTCGAGATGAACGCGAACAGCTACGTGCGTCCGGACGTACCGGAGCTGCAGCAGCAGGAGAACATACAGCAGGTGGACGGCCCCACACATGCTCGTCTCCGCCGCCTCGTCTCGCCGCCCTTCACTGCACGCCGAACCGCCGAGTTCCGGCCTGCCCTGCAACGCACTGTGGAGTCCTTGTTCGATGGCCTCGCAGGGCAGGCCGACGGTGAACCTGTAGACCTACTTGCGCACTTCGCTCGACCGCTGGCAGTCCACGTGGCCTGCGAACTGGTCGGCGTCGCGCCGGAGGACTACGACACCTGGCGGACCTACGCCGCAGCCGTCGCTGTCGGACACGGCCCCGAATTCATGCAGGCCGTCCCTGGCATCGCCCGTGCCGCGACGGAGGCGGTCGCCCGCAGTCGCCGGGAGCGGGCCCTCGGCCTGCTCGCCGAACTGCTCGGCAGAGACGCCGAAGACCAGGACCGACTGACCGACGCAGAGCTGATCACCCTGGTCTGGCATCTCGTTCTGGCCGGGCAGGGCCCGGCCTACCTCATCGCCAATTCCGTCGAAATCCTCCTGCAACACCCCGACCAGCTCGCCGAGCTACGCGCCGACGAATCACTGATGCCTGGTGCGGTCGAGGAGTTGACCCGCATGCACGGACCGCAGGTGCTGACCCTACCGCGCTACGCTCGCGAGGATGTCGAGATCGCCGGCGTGACGATTCCGCGCGGCGACCGCATCTGCGCGGTGCTGGCCAGCGCGAATCGCGATCCGCGCGTCTTCGAGGATCCGGATCGGCTCGACTTCCGCCGCCCGCCCGGTCGGCCCGCGCACCTGGGATACTCGCACGGCTCGCACTTCTGTCTCGGTGCGGCGTTGGCGCGCGTCCAAACCGGAGTCGCGCTCAGCATGCTGTTGCGCCGCTTCCCGAAGCTCGCCCTCGCCGAAGGGGACACCCTCCGCGTTCCGAACTCGGAGTTTTGGCGGCCCACCGCACTCCTCGTCACGCTTTGA
- a CDS encoding transposase: MARHKKRAADLGAWLCFEDEAGQGLRPPEGRTWGRRGHTPVVRVTAQGTKRVSMAALICTKADHRPRLIYRIHLDRGSAKSRRKGFTETDYARLLDAAHQQLGGPIVLVWDNLNTHVSRTMHELVTARLWLTVYQLPPYAPEFNPVEGVWSHLKRSLANLTKHSLDQLTTLVKTRLKRMQYRSHLIEGLIAKTGLDFQPP; this comes from the coding sequence GTGGCCCGTCATAAAAAGAGGGCGGCGGACTTGGGCGCCTGGCTGTGCTTCGAGGACGAAGCCGGCCAGGGCCTGAGGCCGCCCGAGGGCCGCACCTGGGGCCGCCGGGGCCACACCCCGGTGGTGCGGGTCACCGCCCAAGGCACCAAACGTGTCTCCATGGCAGCCCTGATCTGCACCAAAGCCGACCACCGACCCCGGCTGATCTACCGCATCCACCTCGACCGCGGCTCTGCCAAGAGCCGCCGCAAGGGCTTCACCGAGACCGACTACGCCCGCCTGCTGGATGCCGCGCACCAGCAGCTCGGCGGACCCATCGTCCTGGTCTGGGACAATCTGAACACGCACGTCAGCCGCACCATGCACGAGCTGGTCACCGCCCGATTATGGCTGACCGTCTACCAGCTGCCGCCGTACGCTCCCGAGTTCAACCCCGTCGAGGGCGTGTGGTCGCACCTGAAGAGGTCGCTGGCCAACCTCACGAAACACAGCCTCGACCAGCTCACCACGCTGGTGAAGACGCGCCTGAAACGGATGCAGTACCGATCCCACCTCATCGAAGGTCTCATCGCCAAGACCGGGCTCGACTTCCAACCGCCGTAA
- a CDS encoding endonuclease domain-containing protein: MRRAAAELNAVGMDRQDLVRIGPFRGAPRQECNEETPLRWRRRITRELQELGVPERAARREAGRPYHLAGIDWRQILVEQTRDGTQRTWWLPRTVVRLLDAAEHTEKQWVHAARTRQASAAVTEPPSHPHQARVSDSRQTTSPEGPTASLRPYSKELEGQLYSVLSRKPGTSRKVAGWACAVCRTAPAAVLDHCHEHGYVRAPVCQSCNTLERPDHLYSNDIRVANRYTRLFDTDTADWLRHWHRCPGCRARTTLPLPHLAAWTAHIACRSLRPTHRAPRGRKPCGVLRVSWTGSQNAPRSCLLTVAVDFCPSGEHRVLAQVPYREAAERFRVWLAETAPAVAAAAGPDRLDGLPAQIRPVIADTSGDELELF; the protein is encoded by the coding sequence GTGCGCCGGGCGGCCGCGGAACTAAACGCGGTGGGGATGGACCGGCAGGACCTGGTCCGCATCGGTCCGTTTCGTGGGGCGCCGAGGCAGGAGTGCAACGAGGAAACGCCGCTGCGCTGGCGCCGACGCATCACGCGGGAACTGCAGGAGCTGGGCGTCCCCGAGCGGGCAGCACGACGTGAAGCCGGCCGACCGTACCATCTGGCCGGGATCGACTGGCGACAGATACTCGTGGAACAGACCCGCGACGGGACGCAGCGCACGTGGTGGCTGCCGCGCACTGTGGTCAGGCTGCTGGACGCGGCCGAGCACACCGAAAAGCAGTGGGTGCACGCCGCGCGGACCCGCCAGGCAAGCGCAGCCGTCACCGAGCCGCCCTCCCACCCCCACCAGGCCCGAGTCTCCGACAGTCGGCAGACGACGAGCCCCGAGGGCCCCACGGCCTCACTGCGCCCGTACAGCAAAGAGCTGGAAGGCCAGCTGTACTCGGTCCTCAGCAGGAAGCCCGGTACCTCCCGCAAGGTGGCCGGGTGGGCGTGCGCCGTCTGCCGCACCGCGCCCGCCGCCGTCCTCGACCACTGCCACGAACACGGATACGTCCGCGCGCCCGTCTGCCAGTCCTGCAACACACTGGAACGCCCCGACCACCTGTACAGCAACGACATCCGCGTGGCGAACCGCTACACACGCCTCTTCGACACCGACACAGCCGACTGGCTCCGCCACTGGCACCGCTGCCCCGGCTGCCGCGCCCGCACCACCCTGCCCCTGCCGCACCTCGCCGCATGGACCGCCCACATAGCCTGTCGGTCGCTGCGCCCGACCCACCGCGCCCCTCGCGGGCGCAAGCCCTGCGGTGTCCTGCGCGTGTCCTGGACCGGCAGTCAGAACGCGCCCCGTTCCTGCCTGCTCACTGTCGCCGTCGACTTCTGCCCCTCCGGCGAGCACCGTGTCCTGGCGCAAGTCCCCTACCGCGAAGCCGCCGAGCGGTTTCGTGTCTGGTTGGCCGAGACGGCCCCTGCCGTGGCCGCCGCGGCCGGTCCTGACCGCTTGGACGGCCTCCCTGCCCAGATCCGGCCAGTCATCGCGGACACCAGCGGCGATGAACTAGAACTGTTCTGA
- a CDS encoding transposase, whose translation MTPPTTRTWARRGHTPLIRVRGRSQRRFSIAALACYKQGEPSRLIYRPKRHIDHKRGGRRSFAWTDYRDLLIAAHQQLGAPIVLVWDNLNVHKDARLQEFIDTHDWVICYFLPAYAPDLNPVEGIWSLLRRSSQANTAFADPDHLMRTLRHGLREIQYRSKLIDGCLAETGLTLTTSRQQGQ comes from the coding sequence ATGACGCCGCCCACCACCCGCACCTGGGCCAGGCGCGGACACACACCCCTCATCCGGGTCCGGGGGCGCTCCCAGCGCCGCTTCTCCATCGCCGCTCTGGCCTGCTACAAGCAGGGCGAACCCTCACGCCTGATCTACCGGCCCAAGCGCCACATCGATCACAAGCGGGGCGGCAGACGCAGCTTCGCCTGGACCGATTACCGCGACCTGCTGATCGCCGCCCACCAGCAGCTCGGCGCGCCGATCGTGCTCGTCTGGGACAACCTCAACGTGCACAAAGACGCCCGGCTACAGGAGTTCATCGACACCCACGACTGGGTCATCTGCTACTTCCTGCCGGCCTATGCACCAGACCTGAACCCCGTCGAGGGCATCTGGTCACTGCTGCGACGCAGCAGCCAGGCCAACACCGCTTTCGCCGATCCCGACCACCTGATGCGCACCCTTCGACATGGCCTGCGCGAGATCCAGTACCGCAGCAAACTCATCGATGGGTGTCTCGCCGAAACCGGCCTCACCCTGACGACATCACGCCAGCAAGGTCAGTAG
- a CDS encoding transposase, whose amino-acid sequence MSVRAGAWRTTRPGSTTSSFSLAQRRGFREYLTGLLAPRERNKTITCLAGAEPVAGAGMPGVQRLQFFLSESPWEVEQVNDPRLELLREQPAAAPHDSGVIVIDDSGDRKDGTTTAHVGRQWLGRLGKTDNGIDTVTTVWTDGRVYYPLHATPYTPAHHFARGRLDPAFRTKPQLAAALAARGKEAGFGCRAVVADCAYSVSDDWYLALREAGLAYVVALKPHRGTWARGDQPHTPVEDAHALAWRDAKRPGDWTPVQRHFRDGHTETWWAADARLGGYGPDSPCRLVVATTDPAGLPEKATWYPDAAWAAARLAEVLGDPLPCCRPLACRYVRACHARSHGRLDHPGCRGCSVGRFDGRQYCADGFWGIHLLSCPCPGGVRPARRPCGGDGEGERRSVECSGG is encoded by the coding sequence GTGTCCGTCCGCGCCGGGGCTTGGAGGACTACGCGGCCCGGTTCGACGACCTCTTCATTCAGCCTGGCCCAGCGGCGAGGGTTTCGCGAGTACCTGACCGGACTGCTGGCGCCGCGGGAGCGGAACAAGACGATCACCTGCCTGGCAGGTGCGGAACCGGTGGCGGGTGCGGGGATGCCTGGGGTGCAGCGGCTGCAGTTCTTCCTGTCCGAGTCCCCTTGGGAGGTCGAGCAGGTCAACGACCCTCGGCTTGAACTGCTGCGCGAGCAGCCGGCGGCCGCTCCGCACGACAGCGGGGTCATCGTGATCGACGACTCCGGAGACCGCAAGGACGGCACGACCACCGCGCACGTGGGCCGGCAGTGGCTGGGCCGGCTGGGCAAGACGGACAACGGCATCGACACAGTGACCACGGTGTGGACCGACGGCCGCGTGTACTACCCACTGCACGCGACTCCCTACACACCCGCCCACCACTTCGCCCGCGGCCGCTTGGACCCGGCCTTCCGTACGAAACCGCAGCTGGCCGCTGCCCTCGCGGCCCGCGGGAAGGAGGCGGGCTTCGGCTGCCGGGCGGTGGTCGCCGACTGCGCCTACTCCGTGAGTGACGACTGGTACCTCGCCCTGCGCGAGGCCGGCCTGGCCTACGTGGTCGCGCTCAAGCCGCACCGCGGCACCTGGGCCCGGGGCGACCAGCCGCACACCCCCGTCGAAGACGCCCATGCCCTGGCCTGGCGCGATGCCAAACGTCCCGGCGACTGGACACCTGTTCAGCGTCACTTCCGCGACGGGCACACCGAGACCTGGTGGGCCGCCGATGCCCGCCTGGGCGGCTACGGACCCGACTCACCCTGCCGGCTGGTCGTGGCCACCACCGACCCGGCCGGCCTGCCGGAGAAGGCCACCTGGTACCCGGATGCGGCGTGGGCGGCGGCCCGGCTGGCCGAGGTGCTTGGAGACCCGTTGCCGTGTTGTAGGCCGTTAGCCTGTCGGTATGTCAGAGCGTGTCATGCCCGGTCGCACGGACGGCTTGATCACCCTGGGTGCCGCGGATGCTCTGTGGGTCGATTTGACGGCCGGCAGTACTGTGCCGACGGCTTCTGGGGCATTCACCTGCTCTCCTGCCCATGCCCGGGTGGGGTACGTCCTGCTCGGCGGCCATGTGGTGGCGACGGTGAGGGCGAGCGGCGGTCAGTGGAGTGTTCCGGAGGCTGA